The following are encoded together in the Spirosoma oryzicola genome:
- a CDS encoding APC family permease, with protein MNKPFHEFIPRLGLLDATMIVAGSMIGSGIFIVPAEIIRSVGGAGWMLGMWLLAGLITVIAAVSYGELAAMFPRAGGQYVYLREAYNSLVGFLYGWSFFAVIQTGTIAAVGVAFAKFTAYLVPAFSDTNVLFRLGFVNVSAAQLVSIGVITLLTYINSRGVKHGAALQTFLTIIKLVSLFGLISCGFIWGARADIWNANWQNAWNLSSLTLSGGALSSSSLSGLAAFGAIAIAMKGTLFSSDSWHSITSIAGEVKQPQRNIGLSLVLGTLIVTVIYVLTNIMFLAVVPLKDIAFAPSDRVGVVAADYIFGNSGTVIIAVMVMISTFGCNNGLILSGARVYYIMAKDGLFFRQAGTLNKNEVPGYSLWTQCIWASILCLTGEYNNLLALVIFGVLIFYVLTILGIYRLRQRRPDLPRPYKTPGYPFLPAIYVVTALALAVLLLIFETRYTLPGLGVILAGIPVYYVIVRR; from the coding sequence ATGAATAAACCTTTTCACGAATTTATACCCCGTTTGGGCTTACTAGATGCTACCATGATCGTAGCTGGCTCTATGATCGGATCGGGTATTTTTATTGTACCAGCCGAAATTATCCGTAGTGTTGGCGGAGCAGGCTGGATGCTGGGTATGTGGCTGCTGGCCGGTCTGATCACGGTTATTGCTGCGGTGAGCTATGGCGAGTTGGCGGCCATGTTTCCCCGAGCGGGTGGTCAGTATGTTTACCTGCGTGAAGCCTATAATTCATTGGTTGGGTTCCTATACGGCTGGTCTTTTTTCGCTGTTATTCAGACTGGTACCATTGCCGCCGTGGGTGTAGCGTTCGCCAAGTTCACGGCTTACCTGGTCCCCGCCTTTAGTGATACCAATGTTCTGTTTCGTCTCGGTTTTGTCAATGTGTCGGCTGCGCAGCTCGTTTCGATTGGCGTCATTACCTTGCTGACTTACATCAATAGTAGGGGGGTGAAACACGGCGCGGCCCTGCAAACCTTCCTGACGATTATTAAACTAGTTTCCTTGTTTGGGCTGATTAGCTGTGGATTTATCTGGGGAGCCCGTGCTGATATCTGGAACGCCAACTGGCAGAACGCCTGGAATTTATCGAGTTTGACCTTGTCGGGCGGGGCACTTTCGTCCTCTTCGCTTTCTGGTCTGGCGGCTTTTGGCGCCATCGCCATTGCCATGAAAGGAACCTTATTTTCGAGTGATTCCTGGCACAGTATTACATCGATTGCGGGAGAAGTCAAACAGCCTCAGCGCAACATCGGCCTGAGCTTGGTGCTGGGCACGCTAATTGTTACAGTAATCTACGTCCTGACCAACATCATGTTTCTGGCCGTCGTGCCGCTGAAAGACATTGCCTTTGCGCCCAGTGACCGGGTAGGCGTAGTGGCGGCCGATTACATTTTTGGCAACAGCGGTACCGTGATTATTGCCGTAATGGTCATGATTTCGACGTTTGGTTGTAACAACGGGCTGATTCTGTCGGGGGCACGGGTCTACTACATCATGGCTAAAGACGGGCTATTTTTCCGGCAGGCTGGTACGCTCAATAAAAATGAGGTACCAGGCTACAGTCTGTGGACCCAGTGTATTTGGGCGAGTATACTTTGCTTGACGGGCGAATACAACAACCTGCTGGCCTTGGTAATTTTCGGTGTCCTGATTTTTTACGTCCTGACTATTTTAGGAATTTATCGCCTACGCCAGCGTCGACCCGACTTACCCCGACCGTACAAAACGCCCGGTTATCCTTTTCTGCCCGCTATTTATGTCGTGACGGCCCTCGCGCTGGCGGTTCTGCTGCTCATTTTCGAGACGCGCTACACTCTGCCGGGGCTGGGCGTCATTCTGGCGGGTATACCCGTGTATTACGTGATCGTGCGACGGTAA
- a CDS encoding glycoside hydrolase family 127 protein, with protein MHLLHRPLLSLLITGLTVVSLVRPGTAQPKLGGDYPIQPVPFTAVKVTDQFWAPRIRLNHDVTIPIALKHCYSTGRVDNFLVAGHLKPGTKFCTEYPFDDTDIYKIIEGASYSLQTFPDKKLDKQVDSLISYVASAQEPDGYLYTARTIDPAHPHPWSGLKRWEKESDLSHELYNSGHLFEAAVAHYQATGKKTLLDVALKNADLLVKDFGPGKLSYAPGHQIVEMGLVKLYRTTGNKQYLDLAKFLLDVRGKGQEYSQDHKPVTEQAEAVGHSVRATYMYSGMADVAAITGDKAYLKAIDQIWHDVVYDKYYITGGIGAQGGHEGFGPAYDLPNMSAYNETCAAIGNIYWNQRLFLLHGDAKFYDVLERTLFNGMLSGVSLSGDRFFYPNPLESKGQHARSAWFGCACCPSNVCRFIPSMPGYIYAQRGNRLYANLFVNSTANVTLDGMPLSVAQETRYPWEGAIAFTVNPATAKAFELAIRIPGWARNQPVPGNLYAFANQSSAPVELTINGKKVDYKLEDGYAILSQTWQPGNVIRLSLPMEIRRVMASKNVKADEGKVALERGPIVYCAEWPDSPNGHVLDLVLPAQASLQAEFKPDLLGGVEVITGQVEKVKRTATNQLETSPATLTAIPYYTWANRGAGEMAVWMGTRPAAAKPTAAPTIASTSKLTASYPTKTLMALNDQDTPKNSNDHDNIYYHWWPKKDTLQWVQYTFAKPTTVASSKVYWFDDSPWGGCRIPASWKLLYQTATGEWKPVKNKSPYVVSKDAFDTVTFEPVQTQALRMVIQLPKEASSGILEWSVEEPKRKK; from the coding sequence ATGCATCTACTTCATCGACCTCTGCTGAGCCTGCTTATTACCGGGCTAACCGTTGTAAGTCTGGTCCGTCCGGGTACGGCTCAACCAAAATTGGGGGGCGATTATCCGATTCAGCCCGTTCCGTTTACGGCGGTGAAGGTGACGGATCAATTCTGGGCACCCCGCATTCGGCTCAACCACGATGTAACAATTCCGATTGCTCTCAAGCACTGCTACAGTACGGGGCGGGTCGATAATTTTCTGGTAGCGGGCCACCTGAAACCGGGAACGAAGTTTTGCACCGAATATCCGTTCGATGATACCGACATCTACAAGATCATCGAAGGGGCCAGCTATTCGTTGCAAACGTTTCCCGACAAAAAACTGGATAAGCAGGTCGATTCGCTGATTAGCTACGTAGCCAGCGCGCAGGAGCCTGACGGTTATCTGTACACGGCCCGCACCATTGACCCGGCCCATCCGCACCCCTGGTCGGGCCTGAAACGTTGGGAAAAAGAATCCGATCTGAGCCACGAACTCTACAACAGCGGTCACCTGTTTGAAGCGGCTGTCGCCCATTATCAGGCTACGGGCAAGAAAACGCTGCTCGACGTAGCCCTCAAAAACGCCGATTTGCTGGTGAAGGATTTTGGGCCCGGCAAGCTCAGCTACGCGCCCGGCCACCAGATTGTGGAAATGGGTCTGGTGAAGCTCTACCGCACAACGGGGAATAAACAATACCTCGATCTGGCTAAATTTCTGCTCGACGTACGCGGTAAGGGCCAGGAGTATAGCCAGGATCACAAACCCGTAACCGAACAAGCGGAAGCCGTGGGTCACTCTGTACGAGCTACGTACATGTACTCAGGCATGGCCGACGTGGCCGCTATTACGGGCGACAAAGCGTATCTGAAAGCCATCGACCAAATCTGGCACGACGTCGTGTACGACAAATATTACATTACGGGCGGCATCGGCGCGCAGGGGGGACACGAAGGGTTTGGCCCCGCCTACGATTTACCGAATATGTCGGCTTATAACGAAACCTGCGCGGCCATCGGCAACATCTACTGGAACCAGCGCCTGTTTCTGCTGCACGGCGACGCGAAGTTTTACGACGTGCTGGAACGTACGCTTTTCAACGGCATGTTGTCGGGTGTATCGCTAAGTGGCGACCGTTTCTTTTATCCCAACCCTCTCGAATCAAAAGGCCAGCACGCTCGTAGCGCATGGTTTGGCTGTGCCTGCTGCCCCAGCAATGTCTGTCGGTTTATTCCATCGATGCCGGGTTACATATATGCCCAGCGGGGAAATCGGCTCTATGCCAACCTGTTTGTCAATAGTACCGCTAACGTGACCCTCGATGGTATGCCCCTTAGCGTAGCCCAGGAAACCCGCTACCCGTGGGAAGGTGCTATTGCGTTTACGGTTAATCCGGCAACGGCAAAAGCCTTCGAACTAGCCATTCGGATTCCGGGCTGGGCGCGTAATCAACCCGTGCCGGGCAATCTGTATGCGTTTGCTAATCAGTCGTCAGCACCTGTTGAACTGACTATCAATGGCAAAAAAGTGGATTACAAGCTGGAAGATGGGTACGCAATTCTAAGCCAGACCTGGCAACCGGGCAACGTGATTCGGTTATCGCTACCGATGGAAATCCGGCGCGTAATGGCCAGCAAAAACGTGAAGGCCGACGAGGGTAAGGTAGCCCTGGAGCGGGGACCGATTGTGTACTGCGCCGAATGGCCCGACTCGCCGAACGGACACGTACTGGATCTTGTACTGCCCGCGCAGGCTTCGCTTCAAGCCGAGTTCAAACCCGATTTGCTGGGGGGAGTAGAGGTGATTACCGGTCAGGTTGAAAAAGTAAAGCGGACAGCAACCAATCAGCTGGAGACCAGTCCCGCTACGCTTACGGCCATTCCGTACTACACCTGGGCAAACCGGGGTGCGGGCGAGATGGCAGTCTGGATGGGGACCCGCCCTGCCGCAGCCAAACCGACAGCCGCGCCCACCATTGCCTCGACCAGCAAGCTCACGGCTTCTTACCCGACCAAAACCCTGATGGCCCTCAACGATCAGGATACGCCCAAAAATTCCAACGATCACGACAATATCTATTACCACTGGTGGCCCAAGAAAGATACGCTGCAATGGGTGCAGTACACGTTTGCCAAACCCACGACGGTAGCATCCTCGAAGGTGTACTGGTTCGACGATAGCCCGTGGGGCGGTTGCCGCATTCCGGCCTCGTGGAAATTGCTTTACCAAACCGCAACCGGCGAATGGAAGCCCGTCAAAAACAAAAGCCCGTACGTAGTCAGCAAGGATGCGTTCGACACGGTGACGTTCGAGCCAGTGCAGACCCAGGCCCTGCGGATGGTCATCCAACTGCCCAAAGAAGCTTCCAGCGGTATTCTGGAATGGAGCGTCGAGGAGCCAAAACGTAAAAAATAA